A single Candidatus Acidulodesulfobacterium acidiphilum DNA region contains:
- a CDS encoding restriction endonuclease subunit R — MNLYEIIKESVKDWRNGGYKSQFETLTEIFEHINKENYLRQAQIEALENYWYIRNVLGSPTIEELYKKYFEGMELLKALGIPKEILSGLENIPNEDIKKQVYKSFIENIKEDNDFVKRHRLEGVRETLTLSYPSYILALAMGSGKTILIASIIATEFAMSLEYPNEHFIKNALVFAPGKTILGALREISFAPYEIILPKRLFKKFITNVKLIYTQDNQKDIPVIKGSVFNVIVTNTEKIRLTASSIKNSLFKDIKNLQDKKKEEVKELLANQRLQTLTSLPDLGIFSDEAHHTYGQSIGDELKKIRQTINYIADKTNLKVVINTTGTPYYQKKILRDVIYWYGLKQGIKDGILKDVSGNIKAFEDVNNSYFTQIVTEDFIREYWNVKIYDGTKAKLAFYFPQIDYIKNAKETIEKVLIKNNINPNEILLEVHSNSKDEIKDLFDNRINSPSVPFRILLLVNKGTEGWNCPSLFATALARELTGSNNFCLQAASRCLRQIPNNTKKAKIYLSQKNVSILDNQLQETYGESLNDINLQSSELISIRLTIRKTKVQPISVKEKVKNVVLKETVDKSKLYFPELDVTPQKIKVQSNTLTLSDKKGKVLNIIDENTFEIEEQTSGIYFVATELADTYRLKSLNVLKLLKKAFNNKTEIPLSVIDKLKEIIEEQLSKYEIKEEIIEKALALLKLDGFNNDETSYYTEIKINKRRFDELCLDINKYPNMKFGFHYTPYNFDSKPEKDFYNSILLRLGEDIDDVEDVYFTGAITSYNKTDLLFEYKGNDGKWHTYTPDFIIRKASGKILIIEIKGEPFRNNLIEKSMKEMENLNAEKIKYEILETDGENLVYGELDKIYNLIYKGQ, encoded by the coding sequence ATGAATTTATATGAAATAATAAAAGAAAGTGTGAAAGATTGGAGAAACGGAGGATATAAATCACAATTTGAAACTTTAACCGAAATATTTGAACACATAAATAAAGAAAATTATTTACGACAAGCGCAAATTGAAGCATTAGAAAATTATTGGTATATAAGAAATGTTTTAGGTTCACCGACTATTGAAGAATTATATAAAAAATATTTCGAAGGAATGGAGTTATTAAAAGCACTCGGAATTCCTAAAGAAATACTTTCTGGTTTAGAAAATATTCCAAATGAAGATATAAAAAAACAAGTATATAAAAGTTTTATTGAAAATATAAAAGAAGATAATGATTTTGTAAAAAGACATCGTTTAGAAGGAGTTCGTGAAACACTTACATTATCTTATCCATCATATATTCTTGCTTTGGCAATGGGCTCTGGAAAAACAATTTTAATTGCAAGCATTATTGCAACTGAATTTGCTATGTCTTTGGAATATCCTAATGAGCATTTTATAAAAAATGCTTTAGTTTTTGCGCCAGGAAAAACCATTTTAGGTGCATTAAGAGAAATTAGTTTTGCTCCTTATGAGATAATTCTGCCAAAGCGATTATTTAAAAAATTTATTACAAATGTGAAATTAATTTATACACAAGATAATCAAAAAGATATTCCTGTTATTAAAGGTAGTGTTTTTAATGTAATTGTTACAAATACTGAAAAAATAAGATTAACAGCAAGTTCAATAAAAAACTCATTATTTAAAGACATTAAAAATCTTCAAGATAAAAAAAAAGAAGAAGTAAAAGAATTACTTGCAAATCAACGGTTGCAGACCCTGACTTCTTTGCCTGATTTAGGTATTTTTTCTGATGAGGCGCATCATACTTACGGGCAATCAATTGGGGATGAATTAAAAAAAATACGGCAAACTATAAATTATATTGCAGATAAAACAAATTTAAAAGTTGTTATTAATACAACAGGAACACCATATTATCAAAAAAAAATTTTACGAGATGTAATTTATTGGTATGGACTTAAACAAGGAATTAAAGACGGAATTTTAAAAGATGTAAGTGGTAATATTAAAGCATTTGAAGATGTGAATAACAGCTATTTTACACAGATAGTTACAGAAGATTTTATAAGAGAATACTGGAATGTAAAAATTTATGATGGGACAAAAGCAAAATTAGCATTCTATTTTCCTCAAATTGATTACATAAAAAATGCAAAAGAAACTATTGAAAAAGTTTTAATAAAAAATAATATTAATCCAAATGAAATATTGCTTGAAGTCCACAGTAATTCAAAAGATGAAATAAAAGATTTATTTGATAACCGCATTAATAGTCCAAGTGTCCCATTTAGAATTTTATTGCTTGTAAACAAAGGAACTGAGGGCTGGAATTGCCCGTCGTTGTTTGCTACTGCTTTAGCTCGTGAATTAACAGGTTCAAATAATTTTTGCTTGCAGGCTGCATCTCGTTGTTTAAGACAAATTCCAAACAATACAAAAAAAGCAAAAATTTATTTATCGCAAAAAAATGTTAGCATTCTAGATAATCAATTACAAGAAACTTATGGAGAAAGTTTAAATGATATTAACCTGCAATCATCAGAATTAATTTCTATTAGACTGACAATTAGAAAAACAAAAGTTCAACCTATTTCAGTAAAAGAAAAAGTCAAAAACGTTGTTTTAAAAGAAACAGTTGATAAATCTAAATTATATTTTCCAGAGTTAGATGTTACACCTCAAAAAATAAAAGTGCAATCTAATACGCTTACATTAAGCGATAAAAAAGGCAAAGTGCTAAATATTATTGATGAGAATACCTTTGAAATTGAAGAGCAAACTTCAGGTATTTATTTTGTAGCAACTGAATTAGCAGACACTTACAGATTGAAAAGCTTGAATGTTTTAAAATTACTAAAAAAAGCATTTAATAATAAAACTGAAATACCATTATCAGTTATTGACAAATTAAAAGAAATAATTGAGGAACAATTATCTAAGTATGAAATAAAAGAGGAAATTATTGAAAAAGCATTAGCGTTGCTAAAATTAGATGGTTTTAATAATGACGAAACTTCATATTATACTGAGATAAAAATAAATAAAAGACGATTTGATGAATTATGTTTAGATATCAACAAATATCCTAATATGAAATTCGGATTTCATTATACACCTTATAATTTTGACAGTAAACCTGAAAAAGATTTTTATAATTCAATTCTATTAAGACTTGGTGAAGATATTGATGATGTTGAAGATGTCTATTTTACAGGCGCTATAACTTCGTATAACAAAACGGATTTGCTTTTTGAATATAAAGGCAATGATGGCAAATGGCATACTTATACGCCCGATTTTATTATTCGCAAGGCAAGTGGCAAAATTTTAATTATCGAAATAAAAGGTGAACCGTTTAGAAATAATTTAATTGAAAAATCAATGAAAGAAATGGAAAACTTAAACGCAGAAAAGATAAAATATGAAATTTTGGAAACTGACGGCGAAAACCTTGTCTATGGCGAATTAGATAAAATCTATAATTTAATCTATAAAGGACAATAA
- a CDS encoding site-specific integrase: MDNNQIAIYAETPITKNGKKTEFIETDLKTNNYYENDNIVFFTASQIKTLTDGIDNPFHKLVILLLYETGARIEEARTLKFSDIDTGNGRVKVLTLKQRKKNKIYRYLKISDKLLSLILNHRVTAKLTDDDFILSQRQGKPAITRKGISLMFKSYVVKLLGQSNLDKAHPHALRHTRAVHLLDSGMNIMLLKNFLGHASISNTLIYLKYSNKDMAEAISRANNGL; encoded by the coding sequence ATGGACAATAATCAAATCGCAATCTATGCCGAAACGCCTATCACCAAGAACGGTAAAAAAACTGAGTTTATAGAAACCGATTTAAAGACTAATAATTATTACGAAAACGACAATATCGTTTTCTTTACCGCTTCGCAGATTAAAACTTTAACGGACGGCATAGACAACCCTTTCCATAAGCTCGTTATTCTTTTGTTATACGAAACCGGAGCAAGAATCGAAGAAGCAAGAACCTTAAAATTTAGCGATATAGACACCGGCAACGGACGGGTTAAAGTATTGACGTTAAAACAGCGGAAAAAAAATAAAATTTACCGCTATTTAAAAATATCCGATAAATTATTGTCGTTAATTTTAAATCACAGGGTTACCGCTAAACTTACCGACGACGATTTTATTCTATCTCAACGGCAAGGCAAACCCGCTATCACGAGAAAAGGTATAAGCCTTATGTTTAAATCTTACGTCGTTAAATTATTAGGTCAAAGCAATTTAGACAAAGCCCATCCCCACGCCTTAAGGCATACGAGAGCCGTTCATTTGCTTGATAGCGGAATGAATATAATGTTGTTGAAAAACTTTTTGGGACACGCAAGCATATCGAATACGCTAATCTATCTTAAATACAGCAATAAGGACATGGCGGAAGCGATAAGCAGGGCGAACAACGGATTGTAA